A single region of the Solwaraspora sp. WMMD406 genome encodes:
- a CDS encoding peptide chain release factor 3 has protein sequence MSDVVAEATRRRTFAVISHPDAGKSTITEALALHARAITSAGAVHGKGDRRGVVSDWMAMEQQRGISITSAALQFTYRDMVINLLDTPGHADFSEDTYRVLTAVDCAVMLLDAAKGLEPQTLKLFEVCRHRRVPVITFINKWDRPGREPLELLDEIEQRIGLRCTPLTWPVGVAGQFHGVADQRTGGMVEFTRTPGGATAVVEEDLTADEAARRYGADWTQAVEELELLTATGAVHDRAAFVAASTTPVLFGAAVTNAGVRQLLDVLVDTAPAPAARPDTSGSPRPLDAPFAGFVFKTQANMNPAHRDQVAFVRVCSGRFERGMVVTHAGTGRPFATKYAQQVFGRDRDTIDEAYPGDVVGLVNATALGIGDSLYAPGPAVTFPPLPSFAPEHFVAIRATDSSKFKRFRRGIEQLDGEGVVQVLRSDRRGEQTPVLAAVGPMQFEVATHRLAAEFGVPTAVDHLPYSLARRTDAGSAAALNAAPGVEVMTRVRDGELLALFPDKWRLSTVRNRDPDLVLEPLLADAQ, from the coding sequence ATGAGCGACGTGGTCGCCGAGGCGACGCGGCGGCGTACCTTCGCGGTGATCTCCCATCCGGACGCCGGCAAGTCGACGATCACCGAGGCTCTCGCCCTGCACGCCCGGGCGATCACCTCGGCCGGCGCGGTACACGGCAAGGGCGACCGCCGTGGCGTGGTGTCCGACTGGATGGCCATGGAACAGCAGCGCGGGATCTCGATCACCTCGGCGGCGTTGCAGTTCACCTACCGCGACATGGTGATCAACCTGCTCGACACCCCCGGTCACGCCGACTTCTCCGAGGACACCTATCGAGTGCTGACCGCCGTCGACTGCGCGGTGATGCTGCTCGACGCCGCGAAGGGCCTGGAACCGCAGACGTTGAAGCTGTTCGAGGTGTGCCGGCACCGCCGGGTGCCGGTGATCACGTTCATCAACAAGTGGGACCGCCCCGGACGTGAGCCCCTCGAATTGCTTGACGAGATCGAGCAGCGGATCGGGCTGCGCTGCACCCCGCTGACCTGGCCGGTCGGCGTCGCCGGGCAGTTCCACGGGGTCGCCGACCAGCGCACCGGAGGCATGGTCGAGTTCACCCGTACCCCCGGCGGAGCCACCGCCGTCGTGGAGGAGGACCTCACCGCCGACGAGGCCGCCCGCCGGTACGGCGCCGACTGGACCCAGGCGGTCGAGGAGCTGGAGCTGCTCACCGCCACCGGCGCCGTCCACGACCGGGCCGCGTTCGTCGCCGCGTCCACCACCCCGGTGCTGTTCGGCGCGGCGGTCACCAACGCCGGCGTACGGCAGCTGCTCGACGTGCTCGTCGACACCGCGCCGGCCCCGGCGGCCCGGCCGGACACCAGCGGCAGCCCGCGACCGCTGGACGCCCCGTTCGCCGGGTTCGTGTTCAAGACCCAGGCCAACATGAACCCGGCCCACCGCGACCAGGTGGCGTTCGTGCGAGTCTGCTCCGGCCGGTTCGAACGCGGCATGGTGGTCACCCACGCCGGCACCGGCCGCCCGTTCGCCACCAAGTACGCCCAGCAGGTCTTCGGCCGCGACCGGGACACCATCGACGAGGCCTACCCGGGTGACGTCGTCGGCCTGGTCAACGCCACCGCGCTCGGCATCGGCGACAGCCTGTACGCTCCCGGTCCGGCGGTGACGTTCCCGCCGCTGCCGTCGTTCGCCCCGGAGCATTTCGTGGCGATCCGGGCCACCGACTCGTCGAAGTTCAAACGGTTCCGGCGGGGCATCGAACAGCTCGACGGCGAAGGCGTGGTCCAGGTGCTGCGCTCGGACCGCCGGGGCGAGCAGACCCCGGTGCTCGCGGCGGTCGGGCCGATGCAGTTCGAGGTCGCCACCCACCGCCTCGCCGCCGAGTTCGGCGTTCCCACGGCGGTCGACCACCTGCCGTACAGCCTGGCCCGACGCACCGACGCGGGCAGCGCGGCCGCGCTCAACGCCGCACCCGGCGTCGAGGTGATGACCCGGGTCCGCGACGGCGAACTGCTCGCCCTGTTCCCCGACAAGTGGCGACTGTCCACCGTGCGCAACCGCGACCCGGACCTGGTGCTCGAACCCCTGCTCGCCGACGCCCAGTGA
- a CDS encoding DUF3140 domain-containing protein: MVNMSPGELERWLRTPESKDAGQHSAAGGESVGHASGRRIVALLQTKREALSDDDYAHMRKVVGYVHRHLAQRPAGDVTDTRWRYSLMNWGHDPLNG; this comes from the coding sequence GTGGTCAACATGAGCCCGGGTGAGCTGGAGCGGTGGCTGCGCACCCCGGAGTCCAAGGACGCCGGACAGCATTCGGCCGCCGGCGGCGAGTCCGTCGGGCACGCGTCCGGCCGGCGGATCGTCGCGCTGCTGCAGACCAAACGGGAGGCGTTGTCCGACGACGACTACGCCCACATGCGCAAAGTCGTCGGGTACGTGCACCGCCATCTGGCGCAACGCCCCGCCGGTGACGTCACCGACACCCGGTGGCGGTACTCGCTGATGAACTGGGGCCACGACCCGCTCAACGGGTGA
- a CDS encoding spermidine synthase — MSARFAELDWRVTPMGEISLRRRRDPTVDQDVYEVKLGADFLMSSLFTVAEVALARLALDALTVDTDLDVVVGGLGLGYTASTVLDRPSVRSLVVVDAVDAVIDWHRQGLVPLGLRIAADPRCRLRHGDFFALTTGPGGFDPDQPGRRWHAIVVDIDHSPTHLLHPGHADFYQPDGLRRLADHLHPGGVFALWSDDPPDDAFTARLAQVYATARAVVVTFANPLHGGTSANTVYLATRH; from the coding sequence ATGTCGGCACGGTTCGCGGAACTGGACTGGCGGGTCACCCCGATGGGGGAGATCAGCCTGCGGCGACGGCGGGATCCGACCGTCGACCAGGACGTGTACGAGGTGAAGCTGGGCGCCGATTTCCTGATGTCGAGCCTGTTCACCGTCGCCGAGGTCGCGCTGGCCCGGCTCGCGCTCGACGCACTCACCGTCGACACCGACCTCGACGTGGTCGTCGGCGGTCTCGGCCTCGGCTACACCGCGTCGACCGTCCTGGACCGCCCGTCGGTACGGTCGCTGGTCGTGGTCGACGCGGTGGACGCGGTCATCGACTGGCACCGCCAGGGTCTGGTACCGCTGGGTCTGCGGATCGCTGCCGATCCCCGGTGCCGGCTGCGGCACGGCGACTTCTTCGCCCTGACCACCGGGCCGGGCGGGTTCGACCCGGACCAACCAGGGCGACGGTGGCACGCGATCGTCGTCGACATCGACCATTCGCCGACGCATCTGCTGCATCCGGGGCACGCGGACTTCTACCAGCCGGACGGGCTGCGTCGGCTGGCCGACCACCTGCATCCGGGCGGGGTCTTCGCGCTGTGGTCCGACGACCCGCCGGACGACGCGTTCACCGCCCGGCTCGCGCAGGTGTACGCCACCGCCCGGGCCGTTGTGGTCACGTTCGCCAACCCGCTGCATGGCGGCACCTCGGCCAACACCGTCTACCTGGCGACCCGCCACTGA
- the coaE gene encoding dephospho-CoA kinase, giving the protein MLKVGLTGGIGAGKSAVATRLAGHGAVVIDADVLAREVVAPGTDGLAEVVAAFGPEILDARGALDRPALGARVFADTDLRRRLEAVVHPRVRARTAELTAAAPADAIVVNDVPLLVETGLTGTYHLVIVVSADAELRIDRLIRDRGMTRDDARARVRAQADDARRRAAADVLLDNSGSRDDLAAAVDQVWHDRLVPYESNVRAGRPAARQPLAVLAEPDPTWPTQFDRLAARIRHAVGADRRVDHVGSTSVPGLPAKDVIDIQLTVGSLDDADRCGPALAAAGFPRLPGDWWDSAKPDPGEVPAARRWPKRLHGNADPGRAVNLHVRVGGSPGWRYALAFRDHLRADPAARADYLAVKRRIAATAPTTREYAAAKEPWFDEAWPRLLRWIEQTAWQP; this is encoded by the coding sequence ATGCTCAAGGTGGGACTCACCGGTGGGATCGGAGCGGGCAAGAGCGCGGTCGCCACACGACTGGCCGGCCACGGAGCGGTGGTGATCGACGCCGACGTCCTCGCCCGGGAAGTGGTCGCCCCCGGCACCGACGGCCTCGCCGAGGTCGTCGCGGCCTTCGGCCCGGAGATCCTCGACGCCCGAGGTGCCCTGGACCGGCCGGCGCTCGGTGCCCGGGTGTTCGCCGACACGGACCTCCGTCGACGGTTGGAAGCCGTCGTGCACCCCCGGGTCCGGGCCCGTACCGCCGAACTGACCGCCGCCGCCCCCGCCGACGCGATCGTGGTCAACGACGTGCCGCTGCTCGTGGAAACCGGCCTGACCGGGACGTACCACCTGGTGATCGTGGTGTCGGCCGACGCCGAGCTGCGGATCGACCGGCTGATCCGCGACCGGGGGATGACCCGCGACGACGCGCGGGCCCGGGTCCGCGCCCAGGCCGACGACGCCCGGCGTCGGGCCGCCGCCGACGTCCTGCTGGACAACAGCGGAAGCCGCGACGACCTGGCCGCCGCCGTCGACCAGGTCTGGCACGACCGGCTGGTGCCGTACGAGTCCAACGTACGGGCAGGTCGTCCCGCCGCGCGGCAGCCGTTGGCCGTCCTCGCCGAGCCCGACCCGACGTGGCCGACGCAGTTCGACCGGCTGGCCGCCCGGATCCGGCACGCGGTCGGCGCGGACCGCCGCGTCGACCACGTCGGATCCACCTCGGTCCCCGGCCTGCCGGCCAAGGACGTCATCGACATCCAGCTGACCGTCGGCTCCCTCGACGACGCGGATCGGTGCGGCCCGGCACTTGCCGCCGCCGGGTTCCCCCGGCTGCCCGGCGACTGGTGGGACAGCGCGAAACCGGATCCCGGCGAGGTGCCGGCCGCGCGGCGCTGGCCGAAGCGGCTGCACGGCAACGCCGACCCCGGTCGGGCGGTCAACCTGCACGTACGAGTCGGCGGCTCGCCCGGCTGGCGTTATGCCCTGGCGTTCCGCGACCACCTGCGGGCCGACCCGGCGGCCCGGGCCGACTACCTGGCCGTCAAGCGACGGATCGCGGCGACGGCGCCGACCACCCGGGAGTACGCGGCGGCGAAGGAACCCTGGTTCGACGAAGCCTGGCCGCGCCTGCTGCGGTGGATCGAGCAGACCGCCTGGCAGCCGTGA
- a CDS encoding Uma2 family endonuclease, which produces MSAEPSRLVAAPSTKAWTAPWQPDPVRQQLADYRIEDVLALPADAPRVELLDGVLTVVPSPTLSHQNISSLLCAWLHRHAPDGYRAAQAVGVAVGPRDTYEPDVLLHRAEGSRDRHYLTPDEVLLVVEVVSPATRRRDRFHRPAGYAAVGIGHYWRVEQDPVRIYPYRLGDRPGASGEREYALVAESADLLELDAPFPVKLPIDEITP; this is translated from the coding sequence GTGAGCGCCGAGCCGAGCCGCCTGGTCGCAGCGCCGTCCACCAAGGCGTGGACCGCACCATGGCAGCCGGACCCGGTCCGGCAGCAGCTGGCCGACTACCGCATCGAAGACGTCCTCGCCCTGCCCGCCGACGCCCCCCGCGTCGAACTCCTCGACGGAGTCCTGACCGTGGTCCCGTCCCCCACTCTCAGTCACCAGAACATCTCGTCCCTGCTCTGCGCCTGGCTACACCGGCACGCACCGGACGGCTACCGGGCCGCCCAGGCGGTCGGGGTCGCGGTCGGGCCGCGCGACACCTACGAGCCCGACGTGTTGCTGCACCGGGCCGAAGGCAGCCGCGACCGGCACTACCTGACCCCCGACGAGGTGCTGCTGGTCGTCGAGGTGGTCTCCCCGGCGACCCGCCGCCGGGATCGGTTCCACCGGCCGGCCGGGTATGCCGCCGTCGGCATCGGCCACTACTGGCGGGTCGAACAGGACCCGGTGCGGATCTACCCGTACCGGCTCGGCGACCGGCCGGGCGCCAGCGGCGAGCGGGAGTACGCCCTCGTCGCCGAGAGCGCCGACCTGCTCGAACTCGACGCCCCGTTCCCGGTGAAGCTGCCGATCGACGAAATCACCCCGTAG
- the uvrB gene encoding excinuclease ABC subunit UvrB yields MALDIPRLDGRFQVVSDYSPAGDQPAAIDELERRVRRGDRHTVLLGATGTGKSATTAWLVERLQRPTLVMAPNKTLCAQLAKEFRELMPHNAVEYFVSYYDYYQPEAYIPQTDTYIEKDSSINEEVERLRHSATMSLLTRRDVIVVATVSAIYGLGTPQEYLERAVKVATGAEQDRDSLLRRLVDIQYTRNDLSFSRGTFRVRGDTLEIIPAYEELAVRIEFFGDEIERLYYLHPLTGDVVREVDQLLIFPATHYAAGPERMERAIRDIEAELTDRLAELDRQGKLLEAQRLRMRTTYDIEMMRQVGFCSGIENYSMHIDGRDYGSPPHTLLDYFPDDFVTVIDESHVTIPQIGGMFEGDASRKRMLIDHGFRLPSAADNRPLRFDEFLERVGQMVFLSATPGTWEMEQSAGEFVEQVIRPTGLVDPQVKVKPTKGQIDDLMHEIRLRTDRDERVLVTTLTKKMAEDLTDYLLEHGIRVRYLHSEVDTLRRVELLRELRKGDYDVLVGINLLREGLDLPEVSLVAILDADKEGFLRSGRSLIQTIGRAARNVSGEVHMYADKMTPSMADAIDETNRRRAKQVAYNEANGISPEPLRKKIHDILDDIYREADDTDGALAGRSVGGSGRQMSRGKGPVPETRSKGRAAATPSSAGMARADLAQLIQELNDQMLNAARELQFELAARIRDEISELKKELRAMDVAGVS; encoded by the coding sequence ATGGCGCTCGACATCCCGCGACTCGACGGCCGGTTCCAGGTCGTCAGCGACTACTCCCCGGCCGGCGACCAGCCGGCAGCCATCGACGAGCTTGAGCGTCGGGTGCGTCGCGGCGACCGCCACACCGTGCTCCTCGGGGCGACCGGCACCGGCAAGAGCGCCACCACCGCCTGGCTGGTCGAGCGGCTGCAGCGGCCGACCCTGGTGATGGCCCCCAACAAGACGCTCTGCGCCCAGCTGGCCAAGGAGTTCCGCGAGCTGATGCCGCACAACGCGGTGGAGTACTTCGTCTCCTACTACGACTACTACCAGCCCGAGGCGTACATCCCGCAGACCGACACCTACATCGAGAAGGACTCCTCGATCAACGAGGAGGTGGAGCGGCTGCGGCACTCGGCGACCATGTCGCTGCTGACCCGCCGCGACGTGATCGTGGTGGCCACCGTGTCGGCGATCTACGGCCTGGGCACCCCGCAGGAATACCTCGAACGCGCGGTCAAGGTCGCCACCGGCGCCGAGCAGGACCGTGACTCGCTGCTGCGCCGCCTGGTCGACATCCAGTACACCCGCAACGACCTGTCGTTCAGCCGGGGCACCTTCCGGGTCCGCGGTGACACACTGGAGATCATTCCGGCGTACGAGGAGTTGGCGGTCCGGATCGAGTTCTTCGGTGACGAGATCGAGCGCCTCTACTACCTGCACCCGTTGACCGGTGACGTGGTCCGCGAGGTCGACCAGTTGCTGATCTTCCCGGCGACGCACTATGCCGCCGGCCCGGAGCGGATGGAGCGGGCGATCCGCGACATCGAGGCCGAGTTGACCGACCGGCTCGCCGAGCTGGACCGGCAGGGCAAGCTCCTCGAGGCGCAGCGGCTGCGGATGCGCACCACCTACGACATCGAGATGATGCGGCAGGTCGGCTTCTGCTCCGGCATCGAGAACTACTCGATGCACATCGACGGGCGCGACTACGGCAGCCCGCCGCACACCCTGCTCGACTACTTCCCGGACGACTTCGTCACCGTCATCGACGAGTCGCACGTGACGATCCCGCAGATCGGCGGCATGTTCGAGGGCGACGCCTCCCGTAAACGGATGCTGATCGACCACGGGTTCCGGCTGCCCAGCGCCGCCGACAACCGGCCGCTGCGCTTCGACGAGTTCCTGGAACGGGTCGGTCAGATGGTGTTCCTGTCGGCCACCCCCGGCACCTGGGAGATGGAGCAGTCGGCCGGCGAGTTCGTCGAGCAGGTGATCCGCCCGACCGGCCTGGTCGACCCGCAGGTCAAGGTCAAGCCGACCAAGGGCCAGATCGACGACCTGATGCACGAGATTCGGCTGCGTACCGACCGCGACGAGCGGGTGCTGGTCACCACGTTGACCAAGAAGATGGCCGAGGACCTCACCGACTACCTACTGGAGCACGGCATCCGGGTGCGCTACCTGCATTCCGAGGTGGACACGTTGCGCCGGGTCGAGCTGCTACGCGAGCTGCGCAAGGGCGACTACGACGTACTGGTCGGCATCAACCTGCTCCGCGAAGGGTTGGACCTGCCGGAGGTGTCCCTCGTCGCGATTCTCGACGCCGACAAGGAAGGCTTCCTGCGTAGTGGCCGGTCGCTGATCCAGACCATCGGCCGGGCCGCCCGTAACGTCTCCGGCGAGGTCCACATGTACGCCGACAAGATGACCCCGTCGATGGCGGACGCGATCGACGAAACCAACCGGCGGCGGGCCAAGCAGGTGGCGTACAACGAGGCCAACGGCATCTCGCCGGAGCCGTTGCGGAAGAAGATCCACGACATCCTCGACGACATCTACCGGGAGGCCGACGACACCGACGGCGCGCTCGCCGGTCGGTCGGTCGGCGGCTCCGGCCGGCAGATGTCGCGCGGCAAGGGCCCGGTGCCGGAGACCCGCAGCAAGGGCCGGGCCGCCGCCACCCCGTCAAGTGCCGGGATGGCCCGCGCCGACCTGGCCCAACTGATCC
- the rpsA gene encoding 30S ribosomal protein S1: MTSSIEATSSAPKVTVDDLGSEEAFLAAIDETIKYFNDGDIVEGTVVKVDRDEVLLDIGYKTEGVIPSRELSIKHDVDPAEVVSVGDHIEALVLQKEDKEGRLILSKKRAQYERAWGTIEKIKDEDGVVRGSVIEVVKGGLILDIGLRGFLPASLVEMRRVRDLQPYVGRELEAKIIELDKNRNNVVLSRRAWLEQTQSEVRTEFLNKLQKGQVRKGVVSSIVNFGAFVDLGGVDGLVHVSELSWKHIDHPSEVVEVGQEVEVEVLDVDLDRERVSLSLKATQEDPWRQFARTHAIQQIVPGKVTKLVPFGAFVRVDDGIEGLVHISELAERHVEIPEQVVQVGSDVMVKVIDIDLERRRISLSLKQANEGFVEGEEHFDPTLYGMAATYDNEGNYIYPEGFDPETGEWLEGFDKQRETWETQYAEARTRWEAHTKQVQTARAADADAAANPAPAPVAATGGGTSGGGGGATSSSTPSRSSEEPSGTLATDEALAALREKLAGGKS; this comes from the coding sequence ATGACGAGCAGCATCGAGGCCACCTCGAGCGCCCCCAAGGTCACCGTCGACGACCTCGGCTCCGAGGAAGCATTCCTCGCCGCGATCGACGAGACCATCAAGTACTTCAACGACGGCGACATCGTGGAAGGTACCGTCGTCAAGGTCGACCGGGACGAGGTCCTGCTCGACATCGGCTACAAGACCGAGGGAGTCATTCCCTCGCGTGAGCTGTCGATCAAGCACGATGTCGACCCCGCCGAGGTGGTCTCGGTCGGCGACCACATCGAGGCCCTTGTCCTGCAGAAGGAGGACAAGGAAGGTCGGCTGATCCTGTCGAAGAAGCGGGCCCAGTACGAGCGCGCGTGGGGCACCATCGAGAAGATCAAGGACGAGGACGGCGTCGTCCGCGGCTCGGTCATCGAGGTGGTCAAGGGTGGTCTCATCCTCGACATCGGGCTGCGCGGCTTCCTGCCCGCCTCGCTGGTCGAGATGCGCCGGGTCCGTGACCTGCAGCCGTACGTCGGCCGCGAGCTCGAAGCCAAGATCATCGAGCTGGACAAGAACCGCAACAACGTGGTGCTGTCCCGCCGGGCCTGGCTGGAGCAGACGCAGTCCGAGGTGCGCACCGAGTTCCTCAACAAGCTGCAGAAGGGCCAGGTCCGCAAGGGCGTGGTCTCGTCGATCGTCAACTTCGGCGCCTTCGTCGATCTCGGCGGCGTGGACGGTCTGGTGCACGTCTCCGAGCTGTCCTGGAAGCACATCGACCACCCGTCCGAGGTGGTCGAGGTGGGCCAGGAGGTCGAGGTCGAGGTGCTCGACGTCGACCTCGACCGCGAGCGGGTCTCGCTGTCGCTCAAGGCCACCCAGGAAGACCCGTGGCGTCAGTTCGCCCGTACCCACGCGATCCAGCAGATCGTGCCGGGCAAGGTGACCAAGCTGGTGCCGTTCGGTGCGTTCGTCCGTGTCGACGACGGCATCGAGGGCCTGGTGCACATCTCCGAGCTGGCCGAGCGGCACGTGGAAATCCCGGAGCAGGTCGTCCAGGTCGGCTCCGACGTCATGGTCAAGGTTATCGACATCGACCTGGAGCGTCGTCGGATCTCGCTGTCGCTCAAGCAGGCCAACGAGGGCTTCGTCGAGGGCGAGGAGCACTTCGACCCGACCCTCTACGGCATGGCCGCGACGTACGACAACGAAGGCAACTACATCTACCCGGAGGGCTTCGACCCGGAGACCGGGGAGTGGCTGGAAGGCTTCGACAAGCAGCGGGAGACCTGGGAGACGCAGTACGCCGAGGCGCGTACCCGCTGGGAGGCCCACACCAAGCAGGTCCAGACGGCCCGTGCCGCCGACGCCGACGCCGCTGCCAACCCGGCCCCGGCCCCGGTGGCCGCCACCGGCGGTGGCACCAGCGGTGGTGGCGGGGGAGCGACGTCCAGCTCCACGCCGTCGCGGTCCAGCGAGGAGCCGTCGGGCACGCTCGCCACGGACGAAGCGCTCGCCGCGTTGCGCGAGAAGCTGGCCGGCGGCAAGAGCTGA
- a CDS encoding class I SAM-dependent methyltransferase has translation MTTAPDGDDSRVTRTAVTDSQARHANRRWWDADADAYQAEHGDFLGDVDLRWCPEGLREAEAGLLGAVAGRRVLELGCGAAGGSRWLAGQGAHAVGLDLSAGMLRQAVAGADRSGVAVPLVQADALTLPFVDTAFDTVWTAFGAVPFVADSAAVMREVHRVLRPGGRWVFAVTHPMRWIFLDDPGERGLVAVHSYFDRRPYVETDADGTPSYVEQHRTVGDRVRELVAAGFALRDVVEPPWPDGHEQIWGQWSPLRGRLFPGTAIFVADKPATAPPVARTGAMAAVR, from the coding sequence GTGACCACCGCACCGGACGGCGACGATTCACGGGTGACCCGAACTGCGGTCACCGACAGTCAGGCTCGGCACGCCAACCGGCGCTGGTGGGACGCCGACGCCGACGCGTACCAGGCCGAGCACGGCGACTTCCTCGGCGACGTCGACCTGCGCTGGTGCCCGGAAGGACTGCGGGAGGCCGAGGCCGGACTACTCGGTGCCGTCGCCGGCCGGCGCGTGCTCGAACTCGGCTGCGGGGCCGCCGGCGGCAGCCGGTGGCTCGCCGGCCAGGGCGCCCACGCCGTCGGACTGGACCTGTCGGCGGGCATGCTGCGCCAAGCCGTCGCCGGCGCCGACCGCAGCGGCGTCGCGGTGCCACTGGTCCAGGCCGACGCGCTGACCCTGCCCTTCGTCGACACCGCCTTCGACACCGTCTGGACCGCGTTCGGCGCGGTGCCGTTCGTCGCCGACTCGGCCGCCGTGATGCGCGAGGTGCACCGGGTGCTGCGCCCCGGCGGGCGCTGGGTCTTCGCCGTCACCCACCCGATGCGCTGGATCTTCCTCGACGACCCGGGCGAGCGCGGCCTGGTCGCGGTGCATTCCTACTTCGACCGACGGCCGTACGTCGAGACCGACGCCGACGGCACCCCCAGTTACGTCGAGCAGCACCGTACGGTCGGCGACCGGGTCCGCGAACTCGTCGCCGCCGGCTTCGCCCTACGCGACGTCGTCGAGCCGCCCTGGCCGGACGGGCACGAGCAGATCTGGGGACAGTGGAGTCCGCTGCGCGGCCGGCTCTTCCCGGGCACCGCGATCTTCGTCGCGGACAAGCCCGCCACCGCGCCGCCGGTTGCCCGCACCGGCGCCATGGCGGCGGTACGCTGA
- a CDS encoding MerR family transcriptional regulator, translated as MPPSGLMQIGEVAERTGLSLRTIRYYEEVGIVVPAARSQGGFRLYTDADVARLRVVKRMKPLDFSLEQTRELLDVLDRLAAEPPGIDAEERLRLVATLRDFHDGVRARATALEAQLRTAREFAAELTEHLAVLGQPAGAGR; from the coding sequence ATGCCACCGAGCGGACTGATGCAGATCGGCGAGGTGGCCGAGCGTACCGGCCTGAGCCTGCGCACCATCCGCTACTACGAGGAAGTCGGGATCGTCGTACCGGCCGCCCGCAGCCAGGGAGGGTTCCGGCTCTACACCGACGCCGACGTGGCTCGGTTACGGGTGGTCAAGCGGATGAAGCCACTGGACTTCAGCCTGGAGCAGACTCGGGAGCTGCTCGACGTGCTGGACCGCCTCGCCGCCGAGCCGCCGGGAATCGACGCCGAGGAACGCCTCCGGCTGGTCGCGACGCTGCGTGACTTCCACGACGGGGTACGGGCACGCGCCACCGCGCTGGAGGCGCAGCTACGGACGGCTCGCGAGTTCGCCGCCGAACTGACCGAGCATCTGGCTGTGCTCGGCCAGCCCGCTGGAGCCGGCCGTTGA
- a CDS encoding DUF2945 domain-containing protein, whose translation MARNKRPREGDRPDQRPGRPVEHAEPGDRVNWRSHGVTVPGTVEEEITSRRQAAGRTVVADPQHPQYRVRSDKSGRDAVHKPEALRRES comes from the coding sequence ATGGCGAGGAACAAACGCCCCCGCGAGGGCGACCGCCCCGACCAGCGCCCCGGCCGTCCGGTCGAGCACGCCGAGCCCGGTGACCGGGTCAACTGGCGCAGCCATGGGGTGACCGTACCGGGCACCGTCGAGGAGGAGATCACCTCGCGGCGGCAGGCCGCCGGCCGTACCGTGGTCGCCGACCCGCAGCACCCGCAGTACCGGGTCCGCAGCGACAAGTCCGGCCGCGACGCGGTGCACAAACCGGAGGCGTTGCGCCGTGAGTCGTGA